One window from the genome of Bufo bufo chromosome 4, aBufBuf1.1, whole genome shotgun sequence encodes:
- the TMEM151B gene encoding transmembrane protein 151B: MSPPASAASESSTGSVPQDSTDAVRELQRPVKQSLSKSLCRESHWKCLLLSLLIYGCMGAMTWCHVTKVTRLTFDSAYKSNSMMYHDSPCSNGYVYIPLAFLVMLYVVYLVECWHCYTRNELQYKVDVESVQERVQRMQQATPCIWWKAISYHYVRRTRQVTRYRNGDAYTTTQVYHERVNTHVAESEFDYSNCGVKDVSKDLTDLDSYPATRLRFTKCFSFANVESENSYLTQRARFFTENEGLDDYMEAREGMHLKNVDFKEYMVAFSDPDNLPWYVSHYVFWVAALLTLSWPLRVLNEYRTSCVHYHVEKLFGFDFTPVTPATPADDRTICRRMPRVNTIDSTELEWHIRSNQQLVPSYSEAVLMDLVGISSSYTACRYTRGYRQNCERCHRTMSSSSIFSRSALSICNGSPRIPFSSSRFSLGRLYGSRRSCLWQSRSESLNEQGCPTEQTRLSSQVTVEEEEPPPYQDALYFPILIVHRNEGCTNHDHRRLHRNGSCVETSL, encoded by the exons ATGTCGCCACCGGCATCAGCCGCCAGCGAGAGCAGCACAGGGTCCGTACCGCAGGACAGTACCGATGCTGTACGAGAACTG CAAAGGCCGGTAAAGCAGTCGCTCAGCAAGTCTCTATGCCGTGAATCCCATTGGAAATGTCTCCTGCTGTCTCTCCTCATCTATGGCTGTATGGGGGCCATGACCTGGTGCCATGTTACTAAAGTCACTCGCTTGACTTTTGACAGCGCCTATAAAAGCAACTCGATGATGTACCACGACAGTCCCTGCTCCAACGGCTACGTCTACATCCCCTTGGCCTTCCTTGTCATGCTGTATGTGGTCTACCTGGTGGAGTGCTGGCACTGCTACACACGCAATGAGCTGCAATATAAGGTGGATGTTGAGAGCGTTCAGGAACGCGTGCAGAGGATGCAGCAGGCAACGCCGTGCATCTGGTGGAAGGCGATCAGCTATCATTATGTACGTAGGACTCGTCAAGTGACTCGTTATCGCAATGGAGACGCCTACACAACTACCCAAGTCTACCACGAGCGCGTCAATACTCATGTGGCAGAGTCAGAGTTCGACTACAGCAACTGTGGCGTGAAGGACGTTTCCAAAGACCTGACTGATCTAGACAGCTATCCGGCCACTCGACTAAGGTTTaccaaatgcttcagttttgcgaATGTGGAGTCAGAGAACTCATATTTGACACAGAGGGCTCGATTTTTTACAGAGAATGAGGGTCTGGATGACTACATGGAGGCTCGCGAAGGCATGCACCTAAAAAATGTGGACTTCAAGGAATACATGGTTGCTTTTTCTGATCCAGATAACCTTCCTTGGTACGTGTCCCACTACGTCTTTTGGGTGGCTGCTCTCCTAACCCTGTCTTGGCCACTAAGAGTCCTCAATGAGTACCGCACCTCGTGTGTTCACTATCATGTAGAAAAGCTCTTTGGCTTTGACTTTACACCGGTGACACCGGCGACACCGGCCGATGATCGAACCATATGTAGGAGAATGCCACGTGTTAACACCATCGACAGTACAGAGCTGGAGTGGCACATACGCTCCAATCAGCAACTGGTGCCCAGCTACTCTGAAGCGGTTCTGATGGATCTAGTGGGCATTTCTTCAAGTTACACAGCCTGCCGGTACACTCGAGGTTATCGCCAGAACTGCGAGCGCTGCCATCGCAccatgagcagctcctccatcttTTCCCGTAGCGCTCTCAGTATCTGTAATGGCAGTCCCAGGATCCCCTTCAGCAGCAGTCGCTTCTCTCTGGGACGATTATATGGGTCCCGCCGGAGTTGTCTGTGGCAGAGCCGCAGTGAAAGCCTCAATGAGCAGGGTTGTCCCACAGAACAGACACGGCTGTCCAGCCAAGTGACtgtggaggaggaagaacctcccCCATACCAGGATGCTCTCTACTTCCCCATCCTCATCGTCCATCGTAATGAAGGCTGCACGAACCACGACCACCGACGTCTCCATCGTAACGGCTCTTGTGTAGAAACATCACTGTGA